The genomic region ATTGCCTGGTCGCATAATGAAAGCCTAGCCGCGATCTTGGGATCTGCACGTGTCAAGGATGCCGCCGCGGCGTGCCACTGCCAAGCGCCGAATCTTGAGAAGGCCCGTCAACATCTTCGACAATCATGACGCGCTTTGCAACGGCAACATTCCCCTATGCGAACTGCACAACTCATAATTGACCACGATGGTCAGGCACAACACTTGATGCGACGATGAGTTCAAACAATCCCTTCCAGAATGGCCACGCTGGCcccagcagcagcagcagcggTAGCGGGTCTTCCGCCACACGATCCACCGGTCGACCGCAGTACATGACAGTCGGCTCAGGTTCGACGTCGGAAAGCGCAGCGCGGCTGCAGGCGATACTGGACGAGGACTCAGGCTACGGAGGAAGCATCACGGGCGATGACACGACGGAGAATGTCTGGCACCCTGGTCCAACCTCAGATCGATTCACACCCGAGCACACTCCAGTCAGGCCGGGGGAAACAAACCCTGCTTCGGAGCATGAGCGCAAAGCACTCGCGAGCCATGTGCATCAGCTCTACTACAACCAGAACCGGACAGCGCTGGGGCGGGCGATCAACCAGACGGTGGAGACGCTGAAGAAGCTGCAGGAGATGAATGCGAAATGGCCGGCGCATTACCCTACAGTACAGCGACCACCCTCTCCGCCGCCTGCGAAAGCGACCGTACGACCGGGACTTTCGCACACTCGCACAACCCGAGACCTGGATGATGTGGTGCCCACGCCCAGACCTGGACTACCCAGGAGAGCTGGCATGTCTGTCGGCGAGCATCAATTTGGCGAAGCCGAGGAGGATGCTGCGCAACAGGAACCAAAAGTGCCGGAACCACGTTTAGTGACGCCACAGCTGGCACAGGACTTCTCTGTGCTGAAGATCGAGCTGAAGATGGAGGGTCTTGCACAATCCGATATTGTCCATTCGCTCGAAAAGCAATCTGTGGCAGCGCTATTGGACAACCAGATCAACAAGGGCATACGGCATCTGTTTGCGCTGAGAGAGCGAATTGAGGATACTTCGAGTAAGGTGCTTGTGACTGGAGACTTGAATGCCGGGAAATCGACGTTTTGTAACGCGTTGCTGCGACGGAAAATACTGCCGGAGGACCAACAGCCATGCACGAGTATCTTCTGCGAGGTTCTGGACTGCCGCGAGAATGGAAGTGTAGAGGAGGTCCACGCAATCCCACACGGAATCGTCTACAACCGCAACGACGAAAGCACATACAGCGTCTTCGCACTCAAGCAGCTGGAGGACATTGTTATTGACAGCGACCGATGGTCAATGTGCAAGATTTACATCAAGGATGTTCGAGCAGTTGACCAATCACTACTCAACAACGGCGTTGTCGACATTGCGCTGATTGATGCGCCAGGCTTGAACAACGACTCGCTGAAGACCACCGCCGTCTTTGCTCGCCAAGAGGAAATCGACGTCGTGGTGTTTGTTGTGTCAGCCGCCAATCACTTCACTCTATCTGCAAAGGAGTTTATCTTCAACGCAGCACGAGAAAAGGCGTACATGTTCATGGTCGTGAATGGCTATGATCAAATCCGGGACAAGAATCGCTGCCAGGAAATGATTCTCAAGCAGGTCGCACACCTCAGTCCTGCCACTTTCAAGGAATCCTCCGAGCTTGTGCACTTTGTCTCAAGTAATGCAATCCCAGTGGCACCAGCTCCGGACGGGCCACCAGGAGGTTCTGGAGGTGAAGGGGGTTCTGGATCGTACTCTGAGAACGGGTTTGATCAGCCAGGCAAAGACAATGGCGACGATGAGCCCAGTGGTAGGCACGGTGAGCCCGGCGCTGATCCTAGGAAAAAAGGCAAAGGCAAGGAGAAGGAAGCCCAAGACGACTTCAACGAACTGGAAGCATCGCTACGGCGTTTCGTGCTCGAAAAGCGTGCTCGCTCGAAGCTTGCGCCCGCAAAGACATATCTGATGAATGTATTGGGCGATCTGGGTACACTCGCGGGCGTCAACAAGGACGTTGCTCAGAACGAGCTTGATCGAGTCACTGAGGAGCTCCGTCAGCTGGAGCCAGTCTTCGAAAAGTCCAAGAAGGCCCGCACCGAAGCCGACGAGAGCATTGCAACGAGCATCGAAGAGACCGCAAATGACGTCTACGCTTTGACACGAAGCACCCTCACGGACTCAATCTCGCGGATAGCAGAAAGCGATCTGGGCGTGGAATACCCTGGACTTCTGGGCGCATCCAGCTACGCCGATGACATCAAGGCTGCAATGCTCAACCAAATCACAGAGACGGTCAGGTGGTGCGAGGAGCGTGGCCGTGAGAAGACTGTACAAGGCGTCAGTGGTATCAAGTCATTAGGATTTTTGCATCTTGGCGATCAGTACACGGACCTGACTTTCAGATCGGAGAAGATGTTCAAGAGCCGACGAGACGCGCTTGCCCGGCAAGTCGATTTCGATGCTGAGATCTGGGACTTCTTCGACCTTGCAAATATCTGGGAGCGACAAGAGAAGCTTGCGGGCAGTAGTATGGCCGTCACGCTAGCAGGTGTGGTCGGGACTAGGATGATCGGTGGTGCTGGCTGGCTCGATGGTGCTCTGACTGCAACGAGAGTCGTGGGCACGAACAACCTGAGGAGATTGTTCCTTCCAGGCTTGATCCTGGCTGGTAAGTCAAGCTCACTGTACCCTTTTGAGCAGTATGCTAACGAATACACAGTGACATTGGGTGTCTCGTATGTCGTCTCACAGATCCCTCAGTCACTTCCACGACGTCTGGCGACAAAGCTGTCCGCCCAGCTGGGCCAGATCGACTACACACATTCGAATGCACAACGAGTCAGCTCAGAAGTGCGAAGAGCGCTCAAGTATCCTGCGGACAAGCTTCGTGAGGGCTTACAGCGTAATATGGAGCATCTTCAAGAGCAAAAGAAGGAGACCGACAAGGTCCGAGTCGAAAGCGAAGTCGCGAGGAAATACTTCGGTAACCTCGTGCGTGAAAGCAACGACATTCGCAGCAGAGTGCAGAGGGTTGACCTAGAAGGTCCTGCGCCTGGTATTGCTGCCAGCTATGATATGTAATGCCGGGCCTACTAGCGGCATGAAATTGGCGTTTCTGATGGGTAAAGAATGGTCTGACAGGACTAAGTGAGGCATTTAAGATATCCTGCGTGCTGGCGTATTTGGTACTTACGTACTCTTCTCACTACATATATCCCGATACCAGAGCTCAGAATGGCTTCCCATCTTGTATACATCTCTTCCATCACTCTTGTCCCTGATGCACGACATGTCGAGGTGCAATGGCCCTTTGGTGCATACAAACATGAAGTTGTGGTCCAAGTCCAAGGCTGACCCTGGTCGTCACCACCCAGCTTGTTGCGCGTCAACTCTGAGCTTCCTCACTTTGTAACTTCCTCATCACTGCTTCCACACAACATGCACATCACTATCCACGAGCGAGCTGAGCACTTTTGCTCTCACCATCTACATACTGTAGACTACGCGACACCGCCACCATGAAGAAGACTCTCCTCTTGGTGTTTATACACGGCTTCAAAGGCACCGATCACACTTTCCAGAACTTCCCCAAGGACCTCAAGGATGCCCTCGCTATTTCTCTGCCGAAGATTGATGTCTTGACGATCCAATACCCGCAGTTTGAGACTCGAGGGGACTTGAAGGACTGCGTGGCACGTTTCAAGGAATGGCTGCAGAACAAGGTCATCGACCTCGAGGTCGCGAACAGCACTCCGAGTCCTACTGTCCATCCGAGTGTCCATGTTGTGCTCTGCGGACATTCTATGGGAGGCATCGTCGCGGCAGAGGCGTTGCTGAGTATCGCTAAGGACGAACCAGTGTCATCCTCACTGGGTGGCATGAACCCGACAGCAGGGCACAATGCGACCATGAACGAACCGTCCAACCCGCCGAACGAGCCCTCGCGACTGTTCTTTCCGCACGTCCAAGCGATCTTGGCCTTCGACACACCATACCTGGGCATAAGTCCTGGCGTGCTAGCACACGGCGCCGAGGCCAAGTTTAACCAGAGCTCGCAGGCATATAAGGCATGGGACCAGGCGAGCTCATTTTTTGGCTGGAACTCACCCAAGAGCGCATCATCTACACCTATTGCGAATGCCTCGAGTAAAGGTCTGCCCGCGCCGAACAGTACTACCGCCGCTGGAGGAAGCAAATGGGGCAAGTACGCCATGTATGGTGCTGGTGCGGCGGCAGTAATAGCTGGTGCAGCAGGCGCAACCTATCTTAGCTGGAATCAGATCTCCCAAGGACTGACATGGGCTGGCAGTCACCTCGAGTTCGTCGGATGTCTAGCGAGAGGCGCAGAGCTACAGAAACGAGTGGAGAACGTGGTAGATCTGACAAAGACACATGGCGTGGGCTTTGCGAACTTCTACGGAGCACTGGACGAGAAGATCACCAGCCAGACGAAGTACGCCGGAGCATTTTTAGGTGACGACCGCACGTTCTGCGTGATACCCAAGAATGCGCGTAATATCGGAAGCCCTACAGGCTCAAAACGCGATCTGCCAAGGTCAAGAGATGCGTCGCTCAAGCCAAAGAAACGGAAAGCTCAAGAGAAGGAAGCGGATGCTGCGATGGAGGGGGAGATGGAACAAGGTGAGAAGGTCAGAGAGTATGCAGATGATACGTCGAAGAGCAAGGGACGATGGGTCAAATGTGTCAACCCTCTGGTCCACGATGAGCTCACGGCTCATACTTCAATGTTCACGCCTGCGAAGAACTCGGACTATCGAACTATGATTCCGCGCGCGAAAGACCAGATCCTGGAGTGGATTCTGGTTGACTCGGTTTGGTACGAAACTTCTGGCGAGCAGGAAGAGCGACGCGATGAGGAAGAAAATGCCACTGCTGGAGACGAACCGACTATGGCCGACGAAAAGGATGACGAGGCCGTTCCTGCTGAACGATAGGCCTGTCCAGACGAAGAACTCCTCGCGTTTGCGGACAGCCTCGCAGCGTCCGCTGACAAACTGAGATGTGTCGCCGTCATGTGTCGAACACTTCCGCAGACCTGCTGGAAGCCTTGCAAGCTCTTCACTAGACTGCCACGAAGTCTTTCAGGTCGGATGCCTTTCGGAAGCAAGTTGTAACACAAAGGTTCAAATGCTACGAATACTCGGCCTGTGACAAGGACGAGGATACTGAAGAAGCTCGAGAAGGATGATTTACGGTCCGAGAAGTAGGCGTGACGAGCCTCTGGCGGTGACGGATCAACAGCACAGCAGTTCGTTCGGAAGACGAGAAACATGAGTGACGGCGCTTCATGCTATTCATATGAAGATTAACGACCCAATTAGGACAATACGCATACTTTACAGTATGCATAATACAGAGACATGTGACACCAGCACGTGCCGCTATCGGTGGAGCTCGTTCTTGGCTGCAGCGATTACGCCGTGGATTCGCGCTAATCTGGTACCTCTTATCATACGCATGATGACTTGGTGGGACAGATTGCCCTCACGCGCACCGTCGCTTGTTGCAAGCCTATCTTCACCCACTCAGAGCTCCCATCAACACGCCTCTCACTGGCCTGACTGCACGGTCTGACCCGGTACACTCCAGATTCTGGGGTGCGCGCGCCGGCCCTCGATACGACATCCATCCCACCTGCACCACACGGCGCCTTCTGCATACGATGACATGCCCTTCGGGCGGCTGTAATGACTGTAATCGGCAATGCAACACATCCAGATCCCCGAAAGTATACCATCTCGTAGCTGTTCCTGTACTGTCTGTTTCCTTTTCCTAATACTGCTTACCAGCTGCAACATCGTCCTCAAATCTGTCTGGAGCTTCTTGTCCTCAGCCACTTTCCTACTACTTCTATTCGCGTCTCACGGCATCTTTCACGGCATCCCGAACCCGACGTCACCCTCTGACAGGCACGACTCTGCGCAACGGCAAAGAACGACTTGTCTCAGCCTGTGTACCTCCTCCAGAGCTTTGCATAACCACGGGAGAGCTCTATAACCGTTCCAGAGCAATCAACATCCAACAAGAGGCTTAGACAGACACGTGGCTTAGCACAAGACCACCTGCGAAAGTGCACACGACCACTATTGTCAGCCGGCAGGGACCCTACAAGTACAACAAAGACTGTGCTGGGCGCGAAGTGCGAACCTTGATCTTTAGACTGGACATCGCCCAACCTCCATAATGTCATGGCTCTCGACATCCGGCTTCGAGCCAGCTTTACCGGCTCATTGCGCACCGCAAAATGACTTCCTATTACGCTTTAGCAGTACTTTCCATACCTGTGTGCCGACGCCGCTGGCATTTTTGTCAAATTCTCTGGGTACGCTGAGCATAATATCCTGGCTGTTCGCACAAATACCGCAAATCTACAAGAACTATGCGATACAGTCGACCTCGGGACTCTCAATCGGCTTCCTGGTGGTATGGTGCCTCGGCGATATTAGCAATCTGCTCGGAGCGCTGTTCACCCACCAAGCTTCATGGCAGGTCACTATTGGGGCCTACTATGTGTTCGTTGATCTCTGCTTGGTCGGGCAATGGGTGTGGTATGAAAGACTTCGACATGGACGACCTGTGTTCAGAGTATGGAACAGAACAAATGCAGGACGAGACGATGATTTTGAGGGAGCAAAAGGCGCAATGGAGCAAGTCGTGATCGAAGGTATGCCCGTGATGACTCCAAGCACGAGTCGCGACGATGAAGAGCAGCAGGCTGATGATAATGGTAAAGGTGCAGACGCTTCGACCAGGCAACAAGCCCATACGAGACCGCGAATCATCTTTCGAACACCGACCTTTCAACGCGAGCCCGAGAAGTCAAGCTATTCCAACACACCCAACGGCAATACCATCTATCGCGTCGGAGCTTCCTCCTCTCCAATGCCCTCGCCCTCTCCGCGGACGATGCTCTTCCTCGCCTGCCTCGTAGCGATAGCCCAAGCCTCACCCATCAAGACAGACTCTCCCCCTTCAACCCTTGGCACGACTCCCACACCCCTCGAGACGGCCGGCACGATCCTCTCCTGGTGCTCGACCCTCCTCTACCTTGGCTCTCGTCTCCCACAGCTCTTCAAGAACTACCGACTCAAATCCACCGCCGGTCTCTCACCCCATCTCTTCATCGCAGCGTTCATGGGGAATCTTTTCTACTCTTCCGCACTCGCCACCAATCCCAACGCCTGGAGCGATTTTAGTTCCTACGGTGGAGGAGGTTGGGCAGGACCAGAGGGCAATGATCGGGCCAAATGGGTCTTGGCAGCGGCGCCATTCTTTCTGGGAGCATTTGGAGTGCTGGGACTTGATGGGAGCGTAGGTGTGCAATTCTTGATGTATGGAGAGGAGAAGGAGGCGTTTGTAGTTGAGGAGGAGGGTGGGGCGAGTAGATGGAGGAGAGTCAGTGGATGGATGAGAGGATGGGTACCGGGGAGTTTTGGGGTTGTTAAGACGGTGGAGGGGCAGGCGTTGTTGGACGATGGGGAGAGGAATAGAGGGTATGGTGCGGCATGAGGGTATGATGTATGAGCATGAGTTTGGGATATTAGCGGGCGGCATTTGCATTGGCATAAGCATGGGATGGGATGGGATGAGCGGATGGTAATGTCCGCTCGGAGTAGATTGGGTACAAGCATTGGGAGTGCTGGATAGCATTCTGTGATTTTCGATGGCCGTCAGTCCGGAGCGCGTTGCACACTGCAGCATCTCCgtagcttccttgccataCGCATGTCACATTTTTTGTCCACCGCGTTCTGTGGTCCTCGAAGCGCATCAGTGCTTCTCGGTGAAGTACCATGGTTCCCTACCACTATAGGCATCTCCGGGTACTTCGAAGGGCAGAGCGATCACGCTGCTGAACACGCTCATGCCCACCAGCTGAGCAGCATCCACCTCCTTGCCACTCACTTGCAGCTCCTCGCCATCACTATCCGTCTCACTATCCTCCCCACCATCCGTATGACGTTGTCTCGCCTTCGCCTTCTCTGGCAGGAGCTCCTTGGGAACAGGCAAGAGGACTCCGCATTCCCAATTACGACAGGTGATGCGCTTCTCCTTACGGTCCTTTGGAATCTCGCCCCATGCCGACTTTGACATATTCGCCGAGCCGTGATAGACCCAAGCCAGAGTCTTGCTACGCGCGCACATGATCTTGTTGTGGCTCAGAAGGCCCTTGCGCGTCGATTTGTAGTCCCTGAAGATCGCGCGCGGAAACGTCTTGCCTTCGAAGTACTTTCGCTGTAAGCAGATGGTGCCTGCTGCACCAGCAGTAGATGCCTGGACTGTCTCTCTCGTCGGGAAGTACACGCGCAGCTTGTCCTTGATGTCTCTCTTGGATGAGCTGCTGGCGCTTGAGTTGAATGATGATTTCTTTGCGAAGAAGTTTGAAGCTGCCTTCCACTTGGCCTCAGCAGCTTGAGCAATGAGGTCCTGCCCTGCTGCCGCAGAGTGTAGGTCTTGTAATTGAGAGTCATTCAACTGGCCGATCGACGACGCGGCGAAGTCGATCTCGAGCTCGTTTGGATCGGTGGCCAGATTAAGATGTCTGACAGCTCGACTGAGGCCGAGGAGACCCGTCCTATCTGCTCCATTGCGTTCGTAGTTCATTCCACCCACGGTATGTATGAAGGCCATCTCCTCGGTAGCGCTAAAGTCGAAGCCAAGCACACCTTCGCGCACGTCCCTGTCGAGGCCTTGCATTTCGACAAAGAACATCAGCTCCTGTCCGAAAAATGTAAGATCTTCTATCTTCTGGCTCGCGTCTTTTGGCAGTCGTGGCAAGTCAATGATGAACACGCTATTCTCCATCTGGCCTGTTTCGCCCCAGTCGAAGTTCAGGAGGTTGGCTGAAGGTATTGCTACCCTCAGCTTGCGTTCGTGAAATAGAAGCATTAGCTTGGAATGCATGCAGAAGATGACTCCATCCATAGGTGGTAGACAAATCCGTAGAAACGCTTCTGAGCCGCTTGCCCACTCTCTGTATCGCGTACGCTCGTCTGGAGTCTTGGCTTGCATTACGAAGACACATTTTGTGCTGCCGCCGTTGAGAGGCGTTTTCAGCTTGGACAGGACCCATTTCGTGTCCCACTGAAATGCTGATAGCACTGCTGTTCGCACCGATGATGGCTCCAGTACCTCTTCAAGCTTGATGTCGTTGCCATCTCGCTCGTGACCGAAGGCCCACGTCTTCTTGATCACGCCACGAGGGTACTTTACAGCACCCGCGGGCAGCGATTCGGTTGGCTTGTCTGCTTTGGCGATGGATGAAGACGAGGGTGCTTTCATGCGCTCATTCGCTGCATTGGCTGTGTCTCCTTTGCAGCTTTGCTGTTGCAGTGTCAGTGTGGGTTCACCTCACGACATCATCCGCAAGCCTCGGCGTAGCATCGCCACCCTCGTCACTGCTGTTGTCCTATAAGCACGTGTCGCGCTCACTCACCTGATCTCTCTGGACAGCCTCCGAGAACATCTTCAACTTGGCTCCGCTCGCCATGTCGACTGTGCTCTCCTCAAGCTTAGGCGTCTTTCGCGGGCTTCGCGCTGGTGGTGATATTGACCTCTCACGTTTCCGGGCAGCGGCGAGGCGAGCAACGCGCTCTCCCTCCATCGCTTTCCTGTCTCCAAGCCCGGGAATCGGCATTTTTGGGGTGCTGTGAGTATTTGCCTGATGAAAGTGTCGTGCAAGAGAAAAGAGGCATACGCGGAAAGACCTCGCCCTTACATGTGGTTGGAAGGTGCGGAGCGGGCGAACCGCAGCAGCAGAAGCCACGACGAAGTCGGTTCACTGAACGCGCGAGCTGGCTTGTGTCACTCGATGGCCTTTCGCAAAGTTATGTATGTCGCTTGAACGAGAGGCGTTGATTTGGAGATTCACCACGCGTCATAATACCCAACACGAAAATGACGCGGGGAAAGTGGGGCCGGATATCTTGGTGTCGAGGTTCACTCAATCCATGTTGAGGCAATTCACCTCTATCTATGCTTCTGAACAGGCACTGCTGCGCTGCCTCAAGCGAATGGTGCTCCCACAACAACACTACAATCCCTCATGTTCGCCCTCACACTACTTGGCACACCCAGTAGAGTCAGCGTCTGCCACGCACTCGCAAAACTTGCACCCCAGGCACCCTGATTTCCCACAAAGCTCCGAAACTGCCTTCCAACGCCCCTCGTGGTCTCATTCAAACTCAAATTGATATCGCTGTCAAAGCGTGCTATGCCAGGCGGTGGGAAGTACGTCTCATTGTAGTAAGCCACATCCCACTGTCCCGGTGTACTGTCTTGCGGCGTGCCAGCTGGGATGCCGTTTTGTGTCTGGAAGTTTGTGATTGAGGTGCTGTGCGCTCCGATCAGCGCGGCGAGATCACGAGCTGTGAAGCCTTTGTCGACGAAGAGCTGGAACAGAGTGTTGTGGTCTGAGCCGGCTCCAAAGGCGTGCGGCATGAGGCCATCGGGTGCTGCCACGTCTGTGACCGTTCGTCCAACCAGAACTCGACCAATCCGACCGCCCGGGCAGGCGATGACACCGAGACTGCCGGCTACTTGGATCAGATCATTCGGGCGGCAGCGTCGTCTGTGTAACACCCTAGAGACCGCCATGCAGCTGGAAGAGTACTCGGATTCGCTGCACCTGCATCTACTATCTCGTAGACAGTGAGTCTGTCTGAGCCGCCGCAGTACTCCGTCGCATTTCCTGCGCATAGCATGTTGCATCCAGTAGCAGAAACGACACCTGGGCTGCGGATGGACCGATCGCACCAGCACTCACTTCCGTACTCGACCCCAGCAAAAGTGTAGCCAGCAGACTTACATGTTGTTGTACAACCTGCCACAGTCATGCCAGATCCGCCAACGGCTACGGAGCTTCGAAGGGTCCTGGAGCCAGAGTCGGTGTAGCACGCAAGATAGGACCAGCCAGGTGGGCCTGGATTCGTGACGGGTCCAGAGTCGCTCACACCATTATTGTAGATGCTCAATCTATCTCCATTGCCACATGTTTGTGACGAGTTCCCGACGCATTTCATCGAGCAGTCAGAGTCCGGAGCCTTGATGGCGTTCAAAAGACGCTGGTCGCACCAGCACTCGCGACCATATTCAAGGCCTGCCCAGCTGTATCCGTGGGATCCACAATAAGTAGTGCACGTCTCTATGGTCTGCACATTGTCCTTGTCTGTCGGTGCTCGATAGGCTAGAGTCCGCTATTGACGATAAGCAATCATCTTAGAGCATGTCGATACTTCAGCATTGCCAGAAGGGCGATGTGCTCAGCGCGCTGGCAGCCTGCTTTCTATCTTCCAACACATACCTTACTCTGGCTGTCCTGGTAGCAGCCTTGGTAGTTCCAGTTTTGCGTCGATTGCCTTGCAACATGTAGAGGGTTTGCCGATGCCAGAAGTGCTAGGAAGAGGATGAGTAGAGGATACATGTCGGAAACGACTACTGTGATGTGTACCAGGCTATCGGTATTTGGTATACACATGCGCAGTGTCGATCCTTTATCAGAGGCACATGCTGGCCATGCCTTGGCCAGCTCCCCAGCGTGCGAGCTTGTCCATACCAACGCGGTGGGACTGTCGGCAGGTGTGGCTGCGAATCGTATCCACGAGTCGCGATGCTCTGCACGCGCATCGTACCAAGGACGGGACGGTAAGCAGAGGTGCTCAAAGTGCGCCATCGCGTCTTACCTCTTCATGTATGCAAGCGTGACCCACGTGTGAGCTCTATTCAGGACGTGCTAGAGACTTGAGTTGCCGTATTGCTCGAATGCGGGTTAGCTGGACGGTATAAATATCGTCCTGCGTATCTGCGGAACCAGCGTCCGTCTTCTTGTATGCATCTTGTTGGAGGGTCAGTGTTCCGTGAAAAGGTCACTCTGGCGCTCCTGCTGCCACGGCCCACAGATTATGCATGATCTGCAAGGACACATGCTTGGCGAGAGATCTCGGTGCGTCCACGCTTTATTGATGAGGCACGTGAGGACACCACAATGCCTGGATGAGCCTCTATGCGCCCGCGATCCGTGAAAGACTGCCCAAGTATGGTGCGAAGAGTGGTGGCGAAGACGGAGATGGCTGATGTCTAGGAGACAAAATCGGCGAGTTGTTGTGCGAAAGAAAGAGGATGATGGGTGGAGGCAGATCTCGGCATGCCCGTTCTGGCAATGCCATGCCTTCAATGTGTCTACTTCTCTCTCCATGACTATTGATATTGAATCTCACTTCGCCCTGTGCTCTCCCTTTACCAGACAGTAACCACCTTGATGGTAGATACTTCAGGTTTCTCAGCACAACAGTGCGGCATCGTTGGCCACAGCCAGTATTACAAGCATCAACAGCGTGGTCCCACCTACTGAAAGGCTCGCCAAAAGCACGAGTGTTACAATTCGATATGTTGCTCGCCTAGGGTATTTCATACTGGCATCGAGAGCCGCTTCGACCATGGCGATGAACATTTCCAGGCAGAATGGAGATGTCGGCCTCACCGCACCATGTTCGAGCAGTCTCGGCGACAGCGAGCATATGCTTGAGGCCTGCCCCTTGGGCTAGCAGAACAGCTTGCGACAGATGCTGAGCGATGGTCAACAAGCGGGACTCGGGTGTGCCATCGTTCCTGACATCACCTGCCCGGGCTCGACATTGGCAGTGGACGTGAGTGGTGGAGGACAGATGGCTGACGGGACGGGATCCTTCAAACGCAGCATCTACCAGCAGGCTCCGGAGAACGCCGCAGGGCCGCCCGATAACAACAAATTGCGCGACCTCACGCTCAGCTCCGATGTAAAGGTGACGTGGTTGATGGCGATGTACTTGAGCACCTGGGGAAGGTGAGGGACACGGTAGCGATATTCTCTGGCAGTTTCGTCGATGCTCCACGCCCCATCGCCAGAAACACCAGATGCCTGGCGCCATTTTGTTTGTACCATGCGACGGGAGCGCTGTTGTCCTACCTGGTACGAGGAGAGAACTCAACAACCAACATGTTCAATACAGCCGCCATGTCGATACGCAGGCAAAGAGACATGATGCGGCTGCGCTTCCACGGCAGATCAGATATCGGGCTTTCACAGAAGCGCGACATACATTGCCCAGGACCGCTCGAAAACAGAGGAAGGCCAAAGGAGAAGCAATATCTCGATGCTTGGATCCATGGGCTCTGAATCTGCCATTGTACAGG from Fulvia fulva chromosome 2, complete sequence harbors:
- a CDS encoding Transmembrane GTPase fzo1, whose protein sequence is MSSNNPFQNGHAGPSSSSSGSGSSATRSTGRPQYMTVGSGSTSESAARLQAILDEDSGYGGSITGDDTTENVWHPGPTSDRFTPEHTPVRPGETNPASEHERKALASHVHQLYYNQNRTALGRAINQTVETLKKLQEMNAKWPAHYPTVQRPPSPPPAKATVRPGLSHTRTTRDLDDVVPTPRPGLPRRAGMSVGEHQFGEAEEDAAQQEPKVPEPRLVTPQLAQDFSVLKIELKMEGLAQSDIVHSLEKQSVAALLDNQINKGIRHLFALRERIEDTSSKVLVTGDLNAGKSTFCNALLRRKILPEDQQPCTSIFCEVLDCRENGSVEEVHAIPHGIVYNRNDESTYSVFALKQLEDIVIDSDRWSMCKIYIKDVRAVDQSLLNNGVVDIALIDAPGLNNDSLKTTAVFARQEEIDVVVFVVSAANHFTLSAKEFIFNAAREKAYMFMVVNGYDQIRDKNRCQEMILKQVAHLSPATFKESSELVHFVSSNAIPVAPAPDGPPGGSGGEGGSGSYSENGFDQPGKDNGDDEPSGRHGEPGADPRKKGKGKEKEAQDDFNELEASLRRFVLEKRARSKLAPAKTYLMNVLGDLGTLAGVNKDVAQNELDRVTEELRQLEPVFEKSKKARTEADESIATSIEETANDVYALTRSTLTDSISRIAESDLGVEYPGLLGASSYADDIKAAMLNQITETVRWCEERGREKTVQGVSGIKSLGFLHLGDQYTDLTFRSEKMFKSRRDALARQVDFDAEIWDFFDLANIWERQEKLAGSSMAVTLAGVVGTRMIGGAGWLDGALTATRVVGTNNLRRLFLPGLILAVTLGVSYVVSQIPQSLPRRLATKLSAQLGQIDYTHSNAQRVSSEVRRALKYPADKLREGLQRNMEHLQEQKKETDKVRVESEVARKYFGNLVRESNDIRSRVQRVDLEGPAPGIAASYDM
- a CDS encoding putative vacuolar amino acid transporter codes for the protein MSWLSTSGFEPALPAHCAPQNDFLLRFSSTFHTCVPTPLAFLSNSLGTLSIISWLFAQIPQIYKNYAIQSTSGLSIGFLVVWCLGDISNLLGALFTHQASWQVTIGAYYVFVDLCLVGQWVWYERLRHGRPVFRVWNRTNAGRDDDFEGAKGAMEQVVIEGADASTRQQAHTRPRIIFRTPTFQREPEKSSYSNTPNGNTIYRVGASSSPMPSPSPRTMLFLACLVAIAQASPIKTDSPPSTLGTTPTPLETAGTILSWCSTLLYLGSRLPQLFKNYRLKSTAGLSPHLFIAAFMGNLFYSSALATNPNAWSDFSSYGGGGWAGPEGNDRAKWVLAAAPFFLGAFGVLGLDGSVGVQFLMYGEEKEAFVVEEEGGASRWRRVSGWMRGWVPGSFGVVKTVEGQALLDDGERNRGYGAA
- a CDS encoding Ligninase LG3, giving the protein MAVSRVLHRRRCRPNDLIQVAGSLGVIACPGGRIGRVLVGRTVTDVAAPDGLMPHAFGAGSDHNTLFQLFVDKGFTARDLAALIGAHSTSITNFQTQNGIPAGTPQDSTPGQWDVAYYNETYFPPPGIARFDSDINLSLNETTRGVGRQFRSFVGNQGAWGASFASAWQTLTLLGVPSSANTHSTPKMPIPGLGDRKAMEGERVARLAAARKRERSISPPARSPRKTPKLEESTVDMASGAKLKMFSEAVQRDQQSCKGDTANAANERMKAPSSSSIAKADKPTESLPAGAVKYPRGVIKKTWAFGHERDGNDIKLEEVLEPSSVRTAVLSAFQWDTKWVLSKLKTPLNGGSTKCVFVMQAKTPDERTRYREWASGSEAFLRICLPPMDGVIFCMHSKLMLLFHERKLRVAIPSANLLNFDWGETGQMENSVFIIDLPRLPKDASQKIEDLTFFGQELMFFVEMQGLDRDVREGVLGFDFSATEEMAFIHTVGGMNYERNGADRTGLLGLSRAVRHLNLATDPNELEIDFAASSIGQLNDSQLQDLHSAAAGQDLIAQAAEAKWKAASNFFAKKSSFNSSASSSSKRDIKDKLRVYFPTRETVQASTAGAAGTICLQRKYFEGKTFPRAIFRDYKSTRKGLLSHNKIMCARSKTLAWVYHGSANMSKSAWGEIPKDRKEKRITCRNWECGVLLPVPKELLPEKAKARQRHTDGGEDSETDSDGEELQVSGKEVDAAQLVGMSVFSSVIALPFEVPGDAYSGREPWYFTEKH